The following proteins come from a genomic window of Miscanthus floridulus cultivar M001 chromosome 2, ASM1932011v1, whole genome shotgun sequence:
- the LOC136537355 gene encoding uncharacterized protein, whose amino-acid sequence MAKSYSKAISFFGIVQRIYVLFSGSIKRWNVLLEHVPDLTVKSLSNTRWESRIKSVRAIRYQAPQLRSALLWLSEDGDTEAKARSDAKNLYDVLGSFEFILGMVIWYDILYSVNIVSKKLQSPSTCIDSTLQHIEDGSSNVDINDMISELAVMQSTLPDKPMPVMEIFEFVTEVDCYPNISIAYRILFPMPMTVASAERTFSKLKLLKNYLRSIMSQERLNGLATLCIEKKLLDEIDIEAIINDFAAANVRRNF is encoded by the exons ATGGCTAAATCATACAGTAAAGCTATTTCATTCTTTGGAATTGTGCAGAGGATATATGTATTATTTTCTGGTTCTATCAAGAGATGGAATGTTTTGCTTGAACATGTTCCAGATTTGACCGTAAAATCATTAAGCAATACTCGTTGGGAGAGTCGCATCAAAAGTGTTCGAGCAATTAGATATCAAGCTCCTCAACTAAGGTCAGCTTTGTTGTGGCTAAGTGAGGATGGAGATACTGAAGCAAAGGCTAGAAGTGATGCAAAAAATTTATATGACGTGCTTGGTAGCTTTGAGTTCATACTTGGTATGGTTATTTGGTATGACATTTTATACTCTGTAAATATTGTTAGTAAGAAGTTGCAGTCACCATCCACGTGTATTGATTCTACCTTGCAGCATATAGAAG ATGGTTCATCGAATGTTGATATAAATGACATGATTTCTGAGTTAGCTGTTATGCAATCTACTCTGCCAGATAAGCCAATGCCTgttatggagatttttgagtttgtcACAGAAGTGGATTGTTATCCTAATATTTCTATTGCTTATCGAATCCTATTCCCTATGCCTATGACTGTGGCCTCAGCTGAAAGAACATTTTCAAAGCTGAAATTATTGAAGAATTATTTGAGGTCTATAATGTCCCAAGAAAGATTAAATGGTTTGGCAACTTTATGCATCGAGAAGAAATTATTAGATGAAATTGATATTGAGGCCATCATCAATGACTTCGCAGCAGCAAATGTTAGAAGAAATTTTTAA